From the genome of Gimesia chilikensis:
GATACGCGGCGGATCATCGACAGCCTGGCAAACGGGCTCGAGCCGGAATATGGTTTCCTGGGGATCACCCCCGGCACCATTGATCGCAATGAAGCGAACCGAAACCTTGCCGGGGCTGTCAACCTTACAGAGTCGAGCTATGTTCAGACGGGCGGCGTCAAACAGCATTCACCGGCCGAACAGGCGGGATTGCGTACCGGCGATCTGATCCTTTCAATCAATGGTAAGCCGCTGCGCAACGAACTTGACCTGATGCGTGAAGTAGGGAAAGCAGGCGCGGGTACCGAGGCAAAGCTGCAAATCTTGAGAGGAAAAAATCCGCGTGAGTTGACTCTGACAGTGAAACTGGGAAAATGGCCCGTGGCGGATGATGAAGGGATTGTACAAACCCGCTATCGGCATCCCCTCTGGCGCGGTTTACGAGTCGATTATCCCACTGCCCGTGCAAAATATACGTTTAGTCCGTTCACTTACCCGCCCGCTGTGGTTGTGACGCATGTCGCTCCCGACAGTCCCGCGCAACAGGCCGGGCTGACAGAAGGAACGTTCATCCGCCTGGTCAATGATCAGCCGGTACAAACGCCTGACGCGTTCTATCAGGAAGCACAACGGGCCAGCACTTCACCGGTAACATTACAACTTCTGGATGACCGCAAGGTCGTTCTTCCAAACAGTAAGCAATAAGAAACAATGAAAACAGACGAACTTCGCGAGAGTTATCTTTCCTTCTTTCAAGAAAAAGGCTGTGTCAGAAGACCATCCGACGTTCTGGTCCCCCGGGATGACCCTACGGTTCTGTTTACTCCCGCCGGGATGAACCAGTTCAAAGATCAGTTTCTGGGCGTAGGCAAGCTGGAGTTCACGAAAGCCACCACCTGTCAGATGTGCCTCCGCACCGGCGATATTCAAAACGTCGGCGTCACCGCTTACCACCATACCTTCTTCGAAATGCTGGGAAATTTCTCCTTTGGAGATTACTTCAAACGCGAAGCCATTCACTGGGCCTGGGAATATCTGACCTCTAAGAAATATCTGGGCCTCGATCCCAACCTGCTCTCCGTCACCGTCTACCTGGATGACGACGAGGCCTACAACATTTGGCACGATGAAATCAAACTTCCCGCCAACCGCATCAGCCGCGAAAACGAGCACGAAAACTTCTGGCCCGCCGGTGCTCCTTCGGATGGCCCCGACGGTGTCTGCGGCCCCTGTAGCGAAATCTTCTACCACCCCAACGGCGGTAAAGACAACGTCGAAATCTGGAACCTGGTCTTCACCCAGTTCAACCGCGTCGGCGATCCGCCCAACAATCTCAAACCGCTGCCCAAGAAAAACATCGACACCGGCATGGGGCTGGAACGTACCGCCTCCGTTCTGCAGGGCGTACGGAGCAACTTCGAAATCGATACGCTGAAGCAACTCTGTCTGGCCGCCGGCGATGTTGTCGGCACCGGCTATGGATTCGATAAACCTACGGGTCGTCCGCTCCGTCGTATCTCCGATCACGTTCGCGCCATCACCTTCAGTATCCATGAAGGAGTCAATCCGGGTCGTGAAAAAGAAAGCTACGTCGTTCGGCAGCTCCTCCGTCGCGCCTTGCTCGAAGGCTATCTGCTCGGCAAACAGGAGCCGTTCCTGTATCAACTGGTGCCCGCTGTCGTCGACATCATGCAGACTCCCTACCCGGAAATCGCCAAGACCGTCGAACACGTGCAGCACACCATCAAGGAAGAGGAAGAGCAATTCCTGGGCGTCATTGAAAAAGGTCTCACTCGCTTCGAAGGCTTCCTGAAAAAAGCCGAACAGGAAGGCAAATCGGAAATCGCCGGTGAAGACGCTTTTGACCTGCACCAGACAGACGGCTTCCTGATCGAACTCACCGAAGCTCTGGCTGCTAAAAACAATATCAGCGTCAATCGCACGGAATTCAACAACCTGATGCAGCAGCACAAGGAAGGCAGCGGCAGCGGGGCATTCCTCGATTCGGTTATGTCAGAAGGTCCGCTGACGGCTCTGCACAAAACCACCAGCGACACACAATTCAAAGGCTATGAAACTACTGTTGATGAAGGCACAGTCGTCGGCATTATCGCTGAAGATCGCCTGGTGGAATCCGTCGTGGAAAAAGGCCATGCCCATCCCGTCGTGGTCGTACTCGATCAGACACCTTTCTATGCCGAAGCTGGTGGTCAGGTGGGAGACACGGGTTACCTCGAAGGAGAAGGCCTGAAATTTGAAGTCGTGAATACCCAGCGTAACGGCGGATTGATTCTGCACATCGGCCATCTGCTGGAAGGCAAACTGGAACAGGGACAAACCCTCAAAGCAACAGTAATCGAACCGCGCCGGTCCGGCATCCAGCGTGCTCACTCCGCCACTCACCTGCTGCATCACGCCCTGCACACCGTCATCGGCGACAGCGCCATGCAGCGGGGGTCGAAAGTCGAACAGGACACACTTCGCTTCGACTTCTCACACAGCAAGGCACTCACCCCCGAAGAAATCAGCCAGGTCGAAGATATCATCAACCAGCGGATTTCCGAAGGCGCCTCTGTCACCACCCAGTTGATGAAACTGCAGGATGCCCGCAACCTGGGAGCCATGGCTCTCTTTGGTGAGAAATATCCTGACAATGTCCGCGTAGTCCAGATGGGCGACTTCAGTATCGAACTCTGCGGGGGAACCCACCTCACCAACACGGGACAGGTCGGGCTCTGCAAGATCGTCAACGAAGAACCGGTCGCCAAAGGCGTTCGTCGTATCCACGCTTTAACCGGCCCGAAAGCCCTGGAAAAGACGCGCAACAGCGAAAAACTACTGCAGGAAATCGCTGGTCAGCTCAAAGCGCCTCGACTCGATGAACTTCCCCAGAAGATCGCCCATCTGCAGGACGAAATCCGGGAGATGAAAAAACAGCTGCTCAAGTTCTCCAGTAAATCGCTGGCGGGAACCGCCGATGAACTGCTGGATGAAGCCCCTGTCGTGAATGATGTCAAAATCGTGGCCTACCACGCAAAAGATGTCTCACGCGATCAGTTGCGAGAACTGGCAGACCACCTGCGGAAGAAAGGCAAACAGGTCGCACTGATCCTGGGTACCGAGATTGACGGCAAAGTCGCTTTGATGGCCGCCGTTAACCAGGAGCTGGTAAAACAGGGACTCAAAGCCGGTGACTGCGTGAAAGCGGCTGCTAAAGTGGTCGGCGGAGGCGGCGGTGGTCGTCCCGATATGGCCGAAGCCGGCGGTAAGGATCCGGAACAGCTCGACGCCGCCCTGAAAACCGGCGCAGACTACTACCGCAGTCAGCTCGAAGGTTAACTTTGACGCGTTGAACGCCTAGAGCAGCTTACGACGATTCAGCTCAGCGACGACATGTTGCACAATCTGCGACACGTCGCTGGCGCTGAGATCTTCGCTGACTCCCGTCGCACAGCCACCGATGGGCTCATTGGTGAAGCCGTGCTCAGACAGCATGCACTGCAGCGTACGACTCAAAGTCACGATATCCGTTTTCTGCTCGGAAGTAATCGGCTGACGTCCCTGCCCCATATTGAATCCACGTAGTTCCACCGCAGCCCGGAACCCTTCCGGAAACTCAGCAGAATAGATCATCGTATCGAACAGCGTCAGCAGATCGTATTGCACACGACGGGCTTCATCGAGCTGACCGGAAGTGGTCAGGTCATACAGCTTGCGTGTCAGCTCCGGTACAACACCAGAACTCGCATTGGTTCCCCCGTCTGCACCAATCAGCATCAACGGCATCAGTGCCGCATCCCAGCCTGTCAGAAATGAGAATTCCGGACGGTTTGGTCTTACGGCCTGAATCATACGAATCATGTTGGGCAGATCGCCCGAGGAATCTTTGATCGCCACGATCTTTTCACATTCTTCTGAAAGACGCTGGATCGTAGGTACATCGATCGGACTCGCAAACATTGGAATGTTATACAGCGTCACATCGATGGGAGTATTATCCCCAATTTCTTTAAAATAGGCATAAACAGAAGCCGGGCTCAGCTTGTAATAAAAAGGAGCCACAATCGCGACTGCCCGAATCCCCAGTTCGTAGTAGTACTCACAGGCCTTGATTGTCTCCCGTACATTGGCTTCCGCAGCCCCGGCCAGAATCGGCACACGGCCGCGTGTCTGATCCGCAATGATGGCTACAATCCGCTTGCGTTCTTCAGGAGTAAAACGAGTGAATTCCCCCGTAGAACCGTTGGGGTACAGCCCATGAACTCCCTTTTCGATCAGCCAGTCAATATAACGGCGTAATTCCGGCTCATTAATCTCGCCACGAGAATCGTAGGGAACCAGGTTGGGAGTGAAGATACCACGGAGCTTGGTCTCGGACTGCATGTTGGGGGACACCTATACTGAAAATCAAACAGGACTGGGAGTTTGAAGAATTTAGGTGAAGTATAACATATAAATCAGCCCGGGGACACGGATTCAGACCTCTTCTCGTGACTCTTCCGGCGACTCGGAGGGGTCCTCAGAATCGGAATCCATCTGATCCGATTCACCTGCGCTCTCCGTTTCTTCGTCAGATCCGTTATCCCTGCTGTTAAACTCCTCAGCCGTCACCCCCGCTTCCAGCAGGGCCTTCGCCTCGGTCTCCGCGGATCGGCCATAGAAGAACAGAATCAGGAACAGCACCACCAGGCCGACCGGCAACAGAATATAAGGCTGAAATCCGAAGCCCACCGGCAGATACCCGAAGAGCACCGAGACTCCCGCGACTGTCAAGGCGTAAGGGATCTGGGTCAGCACGTGATCCAGATGGTCAGAACCTGATGCCGCCGACGACAGAACCGTCGTATCGGAGATGGGAGAACAGTGATCGCCAAAAATAGCGCCAGCCAGCACACCACCAATCGTCCCCAGCATCAGATGATGATTCGGATCGGCTTCATTCAGTGGCACCAGCAGACTGTACGTCAACGAGATCGACAAAGGCATCAACAGGCCCATGGTGGACCAGGAACTACCGGTTGCAAAACTGACGACGGCTGCCAGCAGAAACGTAATCGTAGGCATCCAGTTGGGTGACAGTTTCTCAGAAAGCAGTTCCACCAGCACGCCGGCAGTATTCAGGTGCTCCTGATCACAGACGGTTGCCACCGCCCAGGCCAGTACCAGAATCAGGATCGCCAGGAACATACTCTTGGCTCCGTTCGCCCAGGCCTCTACACATTCACTTAGCGGAAGCGATTTGGAAAGGCTGCAGCTCACGACCGCTGCAATCGAAGCCAGAAAAGAAGTAATCAACAGCACCCGGTTGGGAGAAGAATGCTCAAGGACATTCTGGAAATTGACTTTGAGTTCCGCTTGCCCTGTTTGTACCCGCTCCATGTTGAGCCGGTTGATCTCGATCGTCCCCGTCCACCAGAGTCCGATCATCGCCAGCCCCAGTAATACCGCCAGGGGGACCAGTGCATTCCGCAGCAACTGGCGTCGTGCGAGCTCGCCACTTTCTGCGTGTCCCTCTACTTCCGTCACGTTAAACCGCCCGGGACGAACCAGCTGTCCATAAGCAATCGCCCGTGTCTCTGCTTTTAACATCGGTCCAAAATCATTCCCGATGTAAGCCACCAGCCAGACAAATGCCAGTAACTGTAACGGATAGAACCGGTAAGGCAGACTGTATAAGAAGGTCGTATAGTAGTCCCCGGTCATCCCCAGACTTGCGTAAGTATCCGCGATATATCCGATCTCGACACCAACCCAGGTGGAAATAATCGCAATTCCCGAAACGGGGGCCGCGGTTGAGTCGACCAGGAAAGCGAGCTTTTCCCGCGAGACTTTCATCCGATCGGTAAATGGTCGCATTGAACTGCCGACCAAAAGAGAATTTGCATAGTCATCAAAAAAGACAATCAGCCCCAGGAACCAGGTCATGACCTGGCTGTGCTCCCGTTTGGAAGCATAACGGGAAAGCCGGTTAACTAAAGCTGCCGTACCGCCTCCTGCTGACATCACGCCGACCATCGCTCCCAGGAACATCGTAAACATGATGATCATCATGTGTGAATAACTGGTACTGCCTGGCTCGACAATCTCATGAATCACGAACGTGTCCAGCGTATGCACGAATCCCAGAAACAGGTTTCCATGCGATAAGATGACAGCCCCCACCCAGATACTGACCAGCAAAGCGAGGATAATATTCCGAAACCAGATCGCGAGTATCACCGCAATCAAAGGAGGCAACAGACTCAGCCATTTGGAAATTCGATAAACTTCCACAGCGCCTGACCGACGCTGGTCAGGATCTACACGGATGACATCGCTGGTAATGTAGACC
Proteins encoded in this window:
- the alaS gene encoding alanine--tRNA ligase: MKTDELRESYLSFFQEKGCVRRPSDVLVPRDDPTVLFTPAGMNQFKDQFLGVGKLEFTKATTCQMCLRTGDIQNVGVTAYHHTFFEMLGNFSFGDYFKREAIHWAWEYLTSKKYLGLDPNLLSVTVYLDDDEAYNIWHDEIKLPANRISRENEHENFWPAGAPSDGPDGVCGPCSEIFYHPNGGKDNVEIWNLVFTQFNRVGDPPNNLKPLPKKNIDTGMGLERTASVLQGVRSNFEIDTLKQLCLAAGDVVGTGYGFDKPTGRPLRRISDHVRAITFSIHEGVNPGREKESYVVRQLLRRALLEGYLLGKQEPFLYQLVPAVVDIMQTPYPEIAKTVEHVQHTIKEEEEQFLGVIEKGLTRFEGFLKKAEQEGKSEIAGEDAFDLHQTDGFLIELTEALAAKNNISVNRTEFNNLMQQHKEGSGSGAFLDSVMSEGPLTALHKTTSDTQFKGYETTVDEGTVVGIIAEDRLVESVVEKGHAHPVVVVLDQTPFYAEAGGQVGDTGYLEGEGLKFEVVNTQRNGGLILHIGHLLEGKLEQGQTLKATVIEPRRSGIQRAHSATHLLHHALHTVIGDSAMQRGSKVEQDTLRFDFSHSKALTPEEISQVEDIINQRISEGASVTTQLMKLQDARNLGAMALFGEKYPDNVRVVQMGDFSIELCGGTHLTNTGQVGLCKIVNEEPVAKGVRRIHALTGPKALEKTRNSEKLLQEIAGQLKAPRLDELPQKIAHLQDEIREMKKQLLKFSSKSLAGTADELLDEAPVVNDVKIVAYHAKDVSRDQLRELADHLRKKGKQVALILGTEIDGKVALMAAVNQELVKQGLKAGDCVKAAAKVVGGGGGGRPDMAEAGGKDPEQLDAALKTGADYYRSQLEG
- a CDS encoding Na+/H+ antiporter NhaC family protein — protein: MAATHSLLIIITSLLGQTAPIAEVPLKQEPARYQIEAPNVAVIDIPVSQVTIRALNLDGSLDTDFSEHPQKVVGLELWVHEVDTALPPFKNGVLELKTDLAENRKVYITSDVIRVDPDQRRSGAVEVYRISKWLSLLPPLIAVILAIWFRNIILALLVSIWVGAVILSHGNLFLGFVHTLDTFVIHEIVEPGSTSYSHMMIIMFTMFLGAMVGVMSAGGGTAALVNRLSRYASKREHSQVMTWFLGLIVFFDDYANSLLVGSSMRPFTDRMKVSREKLAFLVDSTAAPVSGIAIISTWVGVEIGYIADTYASLGMTGDYYTTFLYSLPYRFYPLQLLAFVWLVAYIGNDFGPMLKAETRAIAYGQLVRPGRFNVTEVEGHAESGELARRQLLRNALVPLAVLLGLAMIGLWWTGTIEINRLNMERVQTGQAELKVNFQNVLEHSSPNRVLLITSFLASIAAVVSCSLSKSLPLSECVEAWANGAKSMFLAILILVLAWAVATVCDQEHLNTAGVLVELLSEKLSPNWMPTITFLLAAVVSFATGSSWSTMGLLMPLSISLTYSLLVPLNEADPNHHLMLGTIGGVLAGAIFGDHCSPISDTTVLSSAASGSDHLDHVLTQIPYALTVAGVSVLFGYLPVGFGFQPYILLPVGLVVLFLILFFYGRSAETEAKALLEAGVTAEEFNSRDNGSDEETESAGESDQMDSDSEDPSESPEESREEV
- a CDS encoding dihydrodipicolinate synthase family protein, with protein sequence MQSETKLRGIFTPNLVPYDSRGEINEPELRRYIDWLIEKGVHGLYPNGSTGEFTRFTPEERKRIVAIIADQTRGRVPILAGAAEANVRETIKACEYYYELGIRAVAIVAPFYYKLSPASVYAYFKEIGDNTPIDVTLYNIPMFASPIDVPTIQRLSEECEKIVAIKDSSGDLPNMIRMIQAVRPNRPEFSFLTGWDAALMPLMLIGADGGTNASSGVVPELTRKLYDLTTSGQLDEARRVQYDLLTLFDTMIYSAEFPEGFRAAVELRGFNMGQGRQPITSEQKTDIVTLSRTLQCMLSEHGFTNEPIGGCATGVSEDLSASDVSQIVQHVVAELNRRKLL